A window of the Lepus europaeus isolate LE1 chromosome 5, mLepTim1.pri, whole genome shotgun sequence genome harbors these coding sequences:
- the ID3 gene encoding DNA-binding protein inhibitor ID-3, which produces MKALSPVRGCYEAVCCLSERSLAIARGRGKGPAAEEPLSLLDDMNHCYSRLRELVPGVPRGTQLSQVEILQRVIDYILDLQVVLAEPAPGPPDGPHLPIQTAELAPELVISNDKRSFCH; this is translated from the exons ATGAAGGCGCTGAGCCCGGTGCGCGGCTGCTACGAGGCGGTGTGCTGCCTGTCGGAACGCAGTCTGGCCATAGCGCGGGGCCGCGGCAAGGGCCCGGCGGCCGAGGAGCCGCTGAGCCTGCTGGACGACATGAACCACTGCTACTCGCGCCTGCGGGAACTGGTACCCGGCGTCCCGCGAGGCACTCAGCTTAGCCAGGTGGAAATCCTGCAGCGCGTCATCGACTACATCCTCGACCTGCAGGTGGTCCTGGCCGAGCCGGCGCCCGGACCCCCGGACGGCCCGCACCTCCCCATCCAG ACAGCAGAGCTCGCCCCGGAACTCGTGATCTCCAACGACAAGAGGAGCTTCTGCCACTGA